One genomic segment of Belonocnema kinseyi isolate 2016_QV_RU_SX_M_011 chromosome 2, B_treatae_v1, whole genome shotgun sequence includes these proteins:
- the LOC117166869 gene encoding KIF-binding protein, with translation MDLKTLLPEMSAKFAQVKKLLSMDGKIGGDRESHTSKYAAIEILKGMHNSLNGLNNYVQQENKQTTLFAVVCLNLGILYIETDEQKTGEEFLMICIGNLSKSAITSEKVLPMISALNQLGILWSQRNQIAVAKTFLERCERIYEAYKKCGVQPISMETLFALNNVKESSPSQLLEKLHTLTLYYLAQVYGSLEDYSKSAVYCHMTLRRQLEHRDFESIEWALNAATLSQFFLEKAGFEQARHYLAAATHILRKYEDTLKSVEVAGVESEEVAAKRENFNHRSADISRCWAKYGILLISASKERLFLQIENENYKEPFDISSIKQDSKSDLVNYCFKNLKFTTIEMEAETIANDITDKYLLDFNDAKVVFLKVQKWLEDAKQYYSLENHASDYVQLVQDMSQAYKHLVFFENNEDRQAKMHKRRIDILEAVINEISETYYQIACRQIWIELGETYSEILDIKVERLHALEERPTPHMLSKINTLATSAIKYFEKFLESLQKCRMFVENKIFQHDLVRPALCTYFQLGRLYSKIITPDKNMQLVNVKKSCHFYAFLVNYCEKDSRAKELMLSELSFCSDLVKLLPLKISKLKIEISKV, from the coding sequence ATGGATTTAAAAACTCTATTACCAGAAATGAGTGCAAAATTTGCACAAGTAAAAAAGTTATTAAGCATGGATGGTAAGATTGGCGGTGACAGGGAGTCACATACAAGTAAATATGCtgcaatagaaattttaaaaggcaTGCACAATTCTCTTAACGGCCTAAATAATTATGTCCAACAAGAAAATAAGCAAACCACTCTTTTCGCTGTGGTATGTCTCAATCTCGGTATTTTATACATTGAAACGGATGAGCAAAAAACAGGAGAAGAATTTCTAATGATTTGTATTGGGAACTTGAGCAAAAGTGCAATTACATCAGAAAAAGTATTACCTATGATAAGTGCCCTGAATCAGTTAGGAATACTTTGGTCTCAACGAAATCAAATAGCAGTGGCGAAAACATTTTTAGAGCGTTGTGAACGAATTTATGAAGCTTACAAAAAATGTGGTGTTCAACCTATTAGTATGGAAACATTATTTGCTCTGAACAATGTGAAGGAATCATCACCAAGTCAACTATTAGAGAAATTGCATACTTTAACATTATATTATTTGGCTCAAGTTTATGGATCTTTGGAAGATTATTCGAAATCAGCTGTTTATTGTCATATGACTTTACGCAGACAATTAGAACACAGAGATTTTGAAAGTATAGAATGGGCTTTGAATGCTGCAACACTGTCtcaattctttcttgaaaaagcAGGCTTTGAACAGGCGAGGCACTATTTGGCTGCTGCTACTCACATACTGCGAAAATATGAAGatactttaaaatctgttgaagttGCTGGTGTAGAAAGTGAGGAAGTAGCTgcaaaaagggaaaattttaatCATAGAAGTGCAGATATTTCTAGATGTTGGGCAAAATATGGAATTCTACTTATAAGTGCATCTAAAGAACGGCTTTTTCtgcaaattgaaaatgaaaattacaagGAGCCATTTGACATCAGTAGCATTAAACAAGATTCTAAATCAGATTTAGTTAATTActgcttcaaaaatttaaagtttacgacAATAGAAATGGAGGCCGAAACCATTGCCAATGATATAACGGACAAGTATCTTCTAGATTTCAATGATGCTAAAGTAGTCTTTCTTAAAGTGCAGAAATGGCTAGAAGATGCAAAACAATATTATTCTTTAGAAAACCATGCTTCAGATTATGTACAACTTGTGCAGGATATGTCCCAAGCTTATAAGCATTTAGTATTCTTCGAAAACAACGAAGATCGTCAAGCTAAAATGCACAAAAGAAGGATAGATATTTTGGAAGCTGTAATAAatgaaataagtgaaacttactacCAAATTGCTTGTAGACAAATATGGATTGAATTAGGTGAAACATATTCGGAAATTCTAGACATTAAGGTAGAACGCCTACACGCTTTAGAGGAAAGACCGACGCCCCATATGTTGAGTAAAATAAATACTCTGGCTACGTCTGCAATAAAGTactttgagaaatttttagaatCCCTACAAAAATGTAGAATGtttgttgaaaacaaaatatttcagcatGATTTGGTGCGACCAGCTTTGTGTACTTATTTTCAATTAGGAAGACTCTATAGTAAAATAATAACCCCAGATAAGAATATGCAGCTTGTAAATGTTAAGAAAAGTTgccatttttatgcttttttggtCAATTATTGTGAAAAAGATTCACGCGCTAAAGAATTAATGTTATCAGAATTAAGCTTCTGTTCAGATTTAGTGAAGCTGCTTCCTTTAAAAATCAGTaaacttaaaatagaaataagTAAAGTTTAG